CTTGATGAATTCACCATTTTCGGGTTTTTGAATTTGAAACTTATTAATGAAAATCATAGGTAATATCCGAGAACGTTGCAAGGGCGTGTGGTGTTGGATCGCTCAAATATGTCTGTCGGAGGATTTCAATCTGACAGAGACAAGAAGAGCAGAGCTTGTGAAAGAAATAGGATTCGAAATTGGAAACACAATTGTggtatatatttatttgaaattGAGTGTCACCGACTTAACCCTTCTAAGTAAATGTGCAGCTTTTGGTCCTTGTTTTCGCCTCTACGAATACTAGCAAAGTAGCTTTACCAATAATCTTTGGTGGTCTAGGGGTATCAAAATCGTACTCGACTCACCAActcgaaaattttaatttttttaaaaaatatataattaataatattgtctatattttatatattgtatgtttgaaaaatatttatcatatatttatatcataaattttcataatttaatatttattttgtatttttattttattttttaaaacaattgtttatttaatttagtaaatatactttaaattttttacaattagattttcaaatttaaatcatatataagagagattttgttattatgtgtttaaattttatactatttttttaattttatttaatttttaaaaaaatataaaaaaaaatcaaaatcggaTTGACTCAAGTTCGGGTTCAAGTCTGGTACGGGTGGAGCAATTTTTAAATAGTAATATGTGTCCATCCAACCCACATGAATTGACAACCCTACTCTGGTCAAGCATATAAACAAGCACATTTTAGTTGGAAATTTTGTAGAGAGAGAAAGTACCTTAATACTTCGTTGATTGATGAATGAGTTGGTTGATTACAAACGTGCTCCTACACCTCTATATATACAAGTTCCCTAACCTATCCAGATCCTTCTGGCATCTAGAACACTTCACACTACTCTATAATAAAGTACACTAGAACTTACTATAAATTTACGTTCTACGATATATTATAGTGTTTGTAAAATTGTCTAGTTTTTTCTCCAAGTTTCAACATCTTCTTGATTGTTTCGGAAGCTTCTAGACCCAACATTTTCCAAAATATTATAAGTCATTTCAAAATAGATTATAATGTTCAAGTCATGTCCACATTGTTCTAGGCCTTTTTGCACGAACCTAGACCTTCATGTTTCATCCACCTTGTTCTATGTCCTTCCGCACAAACCTAGAACCTGACCTGTCAACTATATTCTAGGTCTTTCCTATAACATTCAAGTTCATCATTCTTCTCCAGCTGCGCCAGGAAAAAGAATAAGAATAGAAGAAGCATCTGACTACTTCATGCATGCTTCACTTGGCTCGGGGGATATAGTTCAGTTGGTAAAGGTCCGCTCTTGCCATTGGGTCGACTTATCTAGAACATTCGTCCTCTTGTCTCCTAGGGAGTATTAGATCCCTCACAAAGGTTCCGGATGCAATAAAGCCTATTTTATAGCTTCATTTGCCAAAATTCACGTGTCTTGTGTTCAAAACTATCAGGCCGCAACTTAGCTCCTCATGTCGCTTGCTCAAGAGATCCCCTTGAATCTTGATAGCTTGGTTTCTCCCCTGTGAACATGACCAAACCCTTGCCATGATTAGTGTGTCCTTTCAGGTCTTCGTAAGATGTGGAAATTAAGTTTTCCTAACAAATTCAAGATACGTATTTGGCGCATCTATTTTAAAGCATTGTCCGTCAGAACTAATCTTGCTTGTCAGAGATATTAATGTTGATTTATTATGTCCTAGATGCAACACACAACCATAGTATATATTCACACACACATTCGGTCTTGTATCCATACTTGGCACTTGTGGAAGTTGACTTCGATTTGGCCAGTAATTTGTGGCTTCGACAAGGGCTCGTTCTGTGATTTTTTTGTCATATTTTCAAACATGGTCAAGGAGATGATCTTGGTTTATTTGCTTTGATTTTTTGAGCATATGGGTTGCTCGTAATAGGATGGATTTTAATGGTACAAAATAGTCTTCCGATTACGCGCGTTCTTTCTAGGCAGATCGAATGGGGACTAGCTATCCATTCTCAACTGATGAGCCCATTGCAAAAACTATCCGAAGGCATTGAACTGTTTCACCCACAACTGAACTCTAACATTGTCCGAGATCAGCAAACAACGGGTCGTGAACTTGCCCGACTTAGTATCACGCCTATTAAATATGTCAAATAGAAACTTTAAATTGAAATTCAAACTCATACcttatcttctttttttttttttatgacgtAGAAAATCACGCCTATTATTTTTCGGTGCGCACCGGATAAATTCCGGACAAACACAATAGCTTCCACACTGCATTAGTCATGTAAACTACAATAGACAAGTCTTATGTAACAAGCTCACCGGATAAAATATCAGTAGGGAGAGTCAAACTCTTATCCACTTATCAAAAACACTTTTTTTTGGTACTCTAAACCATATCTTTAGACTAGCAGGACGTTTGGATTGGCTGATTTATAACTTTATAGTGTACTcggaaactttattttttatttttaataatccaTTTTGAATTCCATACACATTTTTTTGAGATAAATAAATGGATAAAGTGAAAGAATTCTAAACATCTGGGAATTAAATTCACAATTTTATctttgtaaaatatttaaaatttcccAAAGTTGTTGATTAAAAGAACTATTACAAATGCATTTAACACCGATTCAAATTcccaaaatataattaattttaaaattaaaaaaaatatgatcattctaGAAATAATATTAGAAATTTAAGTAACACAGTGTCTTGTAATTTAAAAGTTAATACGATCAGGCTAATTAATTGGGCTTTTCACGCAAGCCCAATATCCAGCCAGTTTCGAAACTTtctgattttatttaaataataaaatggaCAAATTCTTTCAACAAAAGTTATTATGATTCCTTGAATAAAAAGTAAGATAAATCATACAAATCCAAAACTTCGTCTCCTGTTTGGATtctcaaataaaataaacatgaaaTTTAATGACTAAtttgttaattaaataacaaaGATAATTGATATTTACATTCAATATTGTGTTGTCTACGCGACTACGCTCCATTTCATATATAATGTCAAATTTATTTACAATGAAGTATTAcgcataataaattaaatttttagaaaAAGATGTGAAATTATTACAGTGGTTTCCTATCATAAAACTCTTCGATATCGTCCAATAAAAATTTACCTAAAGATTCTCTTATAAAATCCTCAAAAAGAGTCAAATTAATCAATAGTTGATTCCAATCCAGCAAACAAAAATCTCTTGTATCAATGGCAAGAATTTGCAGCGAAGACGAACGCGTAGAACATTCACTCCCATATGTTCGAACAAATTTTAATCGTCGCAGAATTTGCGATGGGAGAGAAGAGCGCATGGAAAATATTGCCTACAGATCTTGCAACATTCTTGAACTTCTCGTTCTCAAAGCAACAAACGTAGACGAATTGAGCGGTGCGTTCTTGCCCACTAGAAGGAAGATGAGAGGATTGTACAGTGTGATCTTTAGTAATCAGACTGGATTGGAGTTTAAAACTAGGGTTACGGTTGGAAATTTGGAGCCCGTATGGAACCAATGTTTCAACATGATTGTTGATGAATTCAACGTTTCCGAGTTTTTGAATTTGGAACTTATTGATGAAAAACATGGGGAAGATCCGAGAACGTCGCAAGGACGTGTGGTGGTGGGTCGCGCTAGGATAAAGCTGCCGAAGGATTTCGGTGTGGTAGAGACGAGAAGAGTAGAGCTTGTGAAGGAAACGGGATTTGGAATTGGAAACACCGTGGTGGGGTATATTTATTTGAAGTTGAGGCTGTTTAGAGCACATGCACGAAATTTTGCATGTTTGCCTTGAAAGAGACAGGGATttggttgaaattttgaataaaataatagtatacAAATTTCATATTGAATTTGATTCGACGCGATAGAGTATAGAAAGATTGTTTTTTGGTAAAATGCTTACATTCTTTCTTGTAAAACATATATgatgaatttatatatatatatgctttaTATTAATTACTATTGTCAGATTTCTTGATTGTTCATgcttttttttttcacaaaGTATATGTTTATACATAGACCATATATGAAGATCTATTAATAACAACATTAATTGTCATAATTATCAACAATCATCTGTAAGATTCATTTCATAAATTTGTGTATAATTAAAATGCATGAaactaaaatattaaaaagaagATGAGAAAAAATCAAAGGCATGATCAGCAGCAAGAATGAAGATCAAGCCGCAGCCCCAACTGGTTGAGCAGCGGCTTTGAGTCTTGAAGATCCATATAAAGTTTCTTCAAATCGAATGATTTCGTTTTTGGATCCGTAGGCTACTTGGGTCCTCTCATCTAGATTGCCTATCACCTTGTCTAACACGGACTGTTTGCCGTCACTGCTGTATCCACCGGccttttcgatcaagaatcccAAAGGCGCAACTTCGAATAGCAACCTTAGCTTCGCCTTTGCAGTTGGAGATAACACATTTGTGAAAATCCCCTTCTCTTTCACAATGATCTACAAATTGAATGAACACAATGAGAAACTTATGTCACCAAGTTTCACTCAGTCGATTTTTCTGtgtatattttcaattttttgtggTTACAGTGAAAAGGTGGAAAATACCTGATTGACATCAGGCACCATTCCTCCGGTGTATCGCAAGGTGTATTTCTCCCGAACATAGTAATCGATCAGCTGAATGTAGTAAGCAACGACACCCTACCTTTAGTAaatattattacaatcataTGTTTATATTGAAACTTAAATTTTACAACTAGGCACCTTGGCATAGTCAGGGTTGTCTGTAGTAGCCCTCAAATTTCCAGGGGAAAACATTTTCCCTTCTCCAATTGATGTTGTATCTTTTACATGTTGCCATTTCCCTGCCACAGAAAGAGAAAACATAAGCGCATGAAAAGCAAAATAGATATTGATTTCGAGTCTAATGAGCCGATCTATATGGGAGATTAGGTGTCCAGTAAACTAGATTGAAGTACTGTCATATTCAATCAATACCAGATTTAATCCTTTCAAATAGTCAAATGTCACAATGGTGTTCCACTGAAAACTTAAAAAATGCATCAAACCTTCATCGAGTAGAAGGAATTCATGTGTTCCAGGACAGTCCTTGAGAGCAAGAACATAAGTGGTTCGGGGCCCGAAAATCCCCATCGCAGCAGCAACTTGATCAGCTCCGGTTACTCCGGTAAGCTTGTCTCCAGGCCAAACTCCGAAGATGGTACCAACTGTGAAATTTGTGTCGACGATGCTAGAGCCATCGAGTGGATCAAATGCCACGCTGAATCCTCCTGTTGTGGAATTTGACCCCCAAaaaaatgtatatatgattGTGATGATTTTGAAGGGGTGTGATAGTTAATGCAAAATGATATGAAAAGATAAAAGACCTTCCACCGGTCCTCCCATGTCTTGGAGTTCCGGAACCTCCTCAGAGCACGCGTATTTGCAGAAGTGGGAGTATTGCAACGCCTACAAGCATCaataa
This is a stretch of genomic DNA from Primulina eburnea isolate SZY01 chromosome 11, ASM2296580v1, whole genome shotgun sequence. It encodes these proteins:
- the LOC140804236 gene encoding sedoheptulose-1,7-bisphosphatase, chloroplastic-like isoform X1; protein product: METSITSCAHRTLLPGISSQQYSPSLASPRSVSQPFSSKSQSSKASSLFGESLRFAPKSSIKLSKAKNSSLVTKCEIGDSLEEFLTKATPDKGLIRLMMCMGEALRTIAFKVRTASCGGTACVNSFGDEQLAVDMLANKLLFEALQYSHFCKYACSEEVPELQDMGGPVEGGFSVAFDPLDGSSIVDTNFTVGTIFGVWPGDKLTGVTGADQVAAAMGIFGPRTTYVLALKDCPGTHEFLLLDEGKWQHVKDTTSIGEGKMFSPGNLRATTDNPDYAKLIDYYVREKYTLRYTGGMVPDVNQIIVKEKGIFTNVLSPTAKAKLRLLFEVAPLGFLIEKAGGYSSDGKQSVLDKVIGNLDERTQVAYGSKNEIIRFEETLYGSSRLKAAAQPVGAAA
- the LOC140804236 gene encoding sedoheptulose-1,7-bisphosphatase, chloroplastic-like isoform X2, encoding METSITSCAHRTLLPGISSQQYSPSLASPRSVSQPFSSKSSKASSLFGESLRFAPKSSIKLSKAKNSSLVTKCEIGDSLEEFLTKATPDKGLIRLMMCMGEALRTIAFKVRTASCGGTACVNSFGDEQLAVDMLANKLLFEALQYSHFCKYACSEEVPELQDMGGPVEGGFSVAFDPLDGSSIVDTNFTVGTIFGVWPGDKLTGVTGADQVAAAMGIFGPRTTYVLALKDCPGTHEFLLLDEGKWQHVKDTTSIGEGKMFSPGNLRATTDNPDYAKLIDYYVREKYTLRYTGGMVPDVNQIIVKEKGIFTNVLSPTAKAKLRLLFEVAPLGFLIEKAGGYSSDGKQSVLDKVIGNLDERTQVAYGSKNEIIRFEETLYGSSRLKAAAQPVGAAA